A genomic window from Flavobacterium johnsoniae includes:
- a CDS encoding RNA polymerase sigma-70 factor, with the protein MNNNTSFELELFHSFKDGNETAFKFFYDKYFRRIQSFSIQFIYDHDEAENLAQEALLHLWQNRESVESINGIQAFLYTYAKSKCLNLIRHNKVKDKFKNDLLNQKEKELNIEVLNSVQFDTLELTELERIIQESINDLPPKTREVFIKKRFENKKNAEIAEEMEVTLKAVEAHMTKALKILKTKLSDYLFLIFILICNK; encoded by the coding sequence ATGAATAACAATACCAGTTTCGAATTAGAACTTTTCCATTCCTTTAAGGATGGAAACGAAACTGCCTTTAAGTTTTTCTACGACAAATATTTTAGGAGAATTCAATCTTTCAGTATTCAGTTTATTTATGATCATGATGAAGCTGAAAATCTTGCTCAAGAAGCCCTACTACACTTATGGCAAAATAGAGAAAGCGTAGAATCTATTAATGGAATTCAGGCTTTCTTATATACTTACGCCAAATCAAAATGTTTGAATTTAATTCGTCACAACAAAGTGAAAGATAAATTCAAAAACGACCTTCTTAACCAAAAAGAAAAAGAATTGAATATTGAAGTTTTAAATTCAGTTCAATTTGACACTTTAGAATTAACCGAATTAGAACGAATAATTCAGGAATCAATTAACGATTTACCACCCAAAACTCGCGAAGTTTTTATAAAAAAACGTTTTGAGAATAAAAAAAATGCAGAAATCGCAGAAGAAATGGAAGTGACTTTAAAAGCCGTAGAAGCCCATATGACAAAGGCTTTGAAGATTTTAAAAACCAAATTATCCGATTATTTGTTCCTAATTTTTATCCTTATTTGTAATAAGTAA